One region of Quercus lobata isolate SW786 chromosome 2, ValleyOak3.0 Primary Assembly, whole genome shotgun sequence genomic DNA includes:
- the LOC115973225 gene encoding uncharacterized protein LOC115973225, with translation MAGRRGLLTVVPVENGSGKQPPEKRLKVAQEPIAFNDDDLEGTIQPHVDALVVTAHIKSFIVKRVMVDQGSGADVMYPELFRGLRLKKKDLSKYDTPLVGFDGQVVIPKGQISLLVNMKGKEVTVAFVVIASFSPYMAILGRSWIYAMRAVPSTLHVKVKFCTEQGIAIVRESQQAIRQCLMAVVDWKYKQAKQNETTEEIPL, from the coding sequence ATGGCCGGGAGAAGAGGATTGCTTACCGTAGTTCCCGTGGAAAATGGCTCGGGCAAGCAGCCACCCGAGAAGAGGCTAAAAGTTGCTCAGGAGCCCATTGCTTTTAACGATGATGATTTAGAAGGAACGATTCAGCCACACGTTGATGCATTGGTGGTGACAGCCCATATAAAGAGTTTTATAGTAAAGAGGGTAATGGTGGACCAGGGAAGTGGGGCCGATGTGATGTATCCAGAATTGTTTAGAGGGCTCAGACTGAAGAAGAAGGACCTCTCAAAATACGATACACCCCTGGTTGGTTTTGATGGTCAGGTGGTGATTCCCAAGGGGCAAATATCACTTCTCGTGAATATGAAAGGAAAGGAAGTGACAGTGGCTTTTGTAGTTATCGCTTCATTTTCTCCTTATATGGCTATTCTAGGAAGGTCGTGGATCTATGCGATGAGGGCAGTTCCCTCCACCCTGCATGTGAAGGTTAAATTCTGCACCGAGCAGGGCATTGCTATAGTAAGGGAAAGTCAGCAAGCAATCAGGCAATGTTTAATGGCCGTAGTCGATTGGAAGTACAAGCAGGCTAAACAAAATGAAACCACCGAGGAGATTCctttatag